From Aedes albopictus strain Foshan chromosome 1, AalbF5, whole genome shotgun sequence, one genomic window encodes:
- the LOC109425766 gene encoding uncharacterized protein LOC109425766 isoform X1: MALIGTIDPYVPGTKFTNYVELIDYFFSSNNIADDRKKDIFLSCAGLAVFEELKLLYPATDLKTLSYAEITKKLKERFDKIDSEIMLRYKFRCRRQSPSESGENFILAVKLLAESCDFGAFRDSAIRDQLVFGVYNRELQKRLLNEEDLNVRSAERIIKGFEMANSNTQYFHSEPGENHGVVNSVKYRLGDRQSRADRHDRSRSRSMDRPYYRNQGSRSNYRQDYRRYEGRSRSGHRSSSRGRYANFVCHFCKKRGHIQKNCYRYLDSQKSSVKFVKEVHTEKEDENAAGDVHDYFKRLRVQYDSDTEEEECLKMYYRSPSGQPSSRPTRGR, translated from the exons ATGGCGTTGATCGGCACGATTGATCCGTACGTGCCAGGTACGAAATTCACTAACTATGTGGAGTTAATAGACtactttttttcatcaaataacaTTGCGGATGATCGCAAGAAAGACATTTTCTTGAGTTGTGCGGGTCTGGCAGTTTTTGAGGAGCTCAAGCTGTTGTACCCAGCTACCGACCTTAAAACACTATCGTACGCGGAAATCACTAAAAAGTTAAAAGAGAGATTCGACAAAATTGATTCGGAGATAATGTTACGATACAAATTTCGTTGTAGACGCCAGAGTCCAAGTGAAAGTGGCGAAAACTTTATTTTAGCGGTGAAACTTTTAGCAGAATCGTGTGATTTCGGTGCTTTTCGAGACTCAGCTATTCGAGATCAGTTAGTTTTTGGTGTTTACAATAGGGAATTACAGAAGCGGTTGCTTAACGAAGAAGACCTCAATGTCCGTTCCGCGGAAAGAATAATTAAGGGTTTTGAAATGGCGAATAGTAATACGCAGTATTTCCACTCAGAACCAGGCGAAAATCATGGCGTAGTCAATTCGGTGAAATATAGGCTCGGAGATAGGCAATCTAGGGCGGATAGACATGATCGCAGCCGGAGTAGGTCTATGGACAGACCCTATTATAGGAATCAGGGTTCTCGGAGTAATTACAGGCAAGATTACAGGAGGTATGAAGGACGTTCGAGGTCGGGCCACAGGAGTTCGAGTCGAGGCAGATATGCAAATTTTGTGTGCCATTTCTGCAAGAAACGCGGCCATATTCAAAAAAATTGCTATCGGTACTTAGACAGCCAGAAGAGTTCCGTAAAGTTCGTGAAGGAAGTACATACGGAGAAGGAAGATGAAAACGCTGCTGGAGATGTTCACGATTACTTCAAACGGCTTCGAGTACAGTATGACTCCGATACTGAGGAAGAAG AGTGTCTCAAAATGTATTACAGATCGCCATCGGGTCAACCCTCGTCTCGGCCCACAAGGGGCAGGTGA
- the LOC109425766 gene encoding uncharacterized protein LOC109425766 isoform X2 — MALIGTIDPYVPGTKFTNYVELIDYFFSSNNIADDRKKDIFLSCAGLAVFEELKLLYPATDLKTLSYAEITKKLKERFDKIDSEIMLRYKFRCRRQSPSESGENFILAVKLLAESCDFGAFRDSAIRDQLVFGVYNRELQKRLLNEEDLNVRSAERIIKGFEMANSNTQYFHSEPGENHGVVNSVKYRLGDRQSRADRHDRSRSRSMDRPYYRNQGSRSNYRQDYRRYEGRSRSGHRSSSRGRYANFVCHFCKKRGHIQKNCYRYLDSQKSSVKFVKEVHTEKEDENAAGDVHDYFKRLRVQYDSDTEEEDRHRVNPRLGPQGAGENSE, encoded by the exons ATGGCGTTGATCGGCACGATTGATCCGTACGTGCCAGGTACGAAATTCACTAACTATGTGGAGTTAATAGACtactttttttcatcaaataacaTTGCGGATGATCGCAAGAAAGACATTTTCTTGAGTTGTGCGGGTCTGGCAGTTTTTGAGGAGCTCAAGCTGTTGTACCCAGCTACCGACCTTAAAACACTATCGTACGCGGAAATCACTAAAAAGTTAAAAGAGAGATTCGACAAAATTGATTCGGAGATAATGTTACGATACAAATTTCGTTGTAGACGCCAGAGTCCAAGTGAAAGTGGCGAAAACTTTATTTTAGCGGTGAAACTTTTAGCAGAATCGTGTGATTTCGGTGCTTTTCGAGACTCAGCTATTCGAGATCAGTTAGTTTTTGGTGTTTACAATAGGGAATTACAGAAGCGGTTGCTTAACGAAGAAGACCTCAATGTCCGTTCCGCGGAAAGAATAATTAAGGGTTTTGAAATGGCGAATAGTAATACGCAGTATTTCCACTCAGAACCAGGCGAAAATCATGGCGTAGTCAATTCGGTGAAATATAGGCTCGGAGATAGGCAATCTAGGGCGGATAGACATGATCGCAGCCGGAGTAGGTCTATGGACAGACCCTATTATAGGAATCAGGGTTCTCGGAGTAATTACAGGCAAGATTACAGGAGGTATGAAGGACGTTCGAGGTCGGGCCACAGGAGTTCGAGTCGAGGCAGATATGCAAATTTTGTGTGCCATTTCTGCAAGAAACGCGGCCATATTCAAAAAAATTGCTATCGGTACTTAGACAGCCAGAAGAGTTCCGTAAAGTTCGTGAAGGAAGTACATACGGAGAAGGAAGATGAAAACGCTGCTGGAGATGTTCACGATTACTTCAAACGGCTTCGAGTACAGTATGACTCCGATACTGAGGAAGAAG ATCGCCATCGGGTCAACCCTCGTCTCGGCCCACAAGGGGCAGGTGAGAATTCAGAATAG